agatgtggggagcgcctctgccccgccgccccatctgggaagtgaggagcgcctctacccggccgcgaccccgtctgggaggtgaggagcgtctctgcccagccgccccgtctgagaagtgaggagaccctccgcctggcaaccaccccatatgagaagtgaggagcccctccgcccggcagccaccccgtctgggaagtgaggagcgtctctgcctggcagccaccccatccaggagggaggtggaggtcagcccccaccaggccagccgccccgtccgggagggaggtgggggggtcagccccccgcccagccagccgccccgtccgggagggaggtgggggggtcagccccccgcctggccagccgccccgtctgggaggtgaggggcacctctgcctggccacccctactgggaagtgaggagcccctctgcccagccagccgccccatccgggaaggaggtggggggggtcagccccccgcccggccagccaccctgtccgggagggaggtgggggggtcagccccccgcctggccagccgccccatccgggagggaggtgggggggtcagccccccgcccggccagtcgccccgtccgggagggaggtgggggggtcagccccccgcccggccagtcgccccgtccgggagggaggtggggggatcagccccccgcccggccagccgccccatccgggaggtgaggggcgcctctgcccggccgcccctactgggaactgaggagcccctctgcccggccagccgccccatccgggagggaggcgggggggtcagccccctgcccggccagccgccccgtccgggaggtgaggggcgcctctgcccggccgcccctactgggaagtgaggagcccctctgcccggccagccgccccgtccgggaaggaggtgggggggtcagccccccgcccggccagccgccccatccgggagggaggtgggggggtcagccccccgcccggccagccgccccgtccgggaggtgaggggcgcctctgcctggccgcccctactggggggtgaggagcccctctgcccggccagccgccccgtccgggagggaggtgggggggtcagccccccgcccggccagccgccccgtccgggaggtgaggggcgcctctgcccggccgcccctactgggaagtgaggagcccctctgcccggccagccgcccggtccgggaaggaggtgggggggtcagccccccgcccggccagccgccccatccgggagggaggtgggggggtcagccccccgcctggccagccgccctatccgggagggaggtgggggggtcagtcccccgcccggccagccgccccgtccgggaggtgaggggcgcctctgcccggccgcccctactgggaagtgaggagcccctctgcctggccagccgccccgtctgggagggaggtgggggggtcagccccccgcccggccagccgcccggtccgggagatgaggggcgcctctgcccggccgcccctactgggaagtgaggagcccctctgcccggccaccgccccgtctgggaggtgtacccggcagctcattgggaatgggccatgatgacaatggcggttttgtggaatagaagcgggggaaaggcggggaagggattgagagatcggatggttgccatgtctgtgtagagggaggtagacatgggagacttttcattttgttctgtactaagaaaaattcttctgccttgggatcctgttgatctgtgaccttacccccaactctgtgctctctgaaacatgtgctgtgtccactcagggttaaatggattaagggtggtgcaagatgtgctttgttaaacagatgcttgaaggcagcatgctcgttaagagtcatcaccactccctaatctcaagtacccagggacacaaacactacggaaggccgcagggtcctctgcataggaaaaccagagacctttgttcacttgtttatctgctgaccctccctccactgttgtcctatgaccctgccaaatccccctctgtgagaaacacccaagaatgatcaataaaaataaagaaattaaaaaaaaaaaaaaaaaaaagagttactatcaatagaaaggaatgtctgggttatgataaggggttgtggagaccaaagttttatcatgcaaATGAAGCTTCCAGGTAGtaagcttcagagagaatagattgtacatttgtaaatgtttcttatcacaCTTCAGGTCTTTGTTGATGTTAAATGCTGGttggcttttcctgaattccaaaagagAGGAGGGCATAATGAGGTGTGTCTGACCCCTTCTTCCTGTCATGACCCAAGCCAGtctttcaggttaactttggagtGCCCTGGCCAAGAGgaggagtccattcagatggttgaggggcccTTAGAATTTGGTTTccagcagtaattttttttttttagtcatagTTTTAATGGTCTTTTAAAGCTAGTTTTTCTTTACTGTTGGGAAGGGACATATCTAATACTCATTATCACAAACTGAATCACCTGCATCATCATTCCCTAAAAAGATATCTTGCCTGAAGACAAGGGTCAGATCAGTAGGTTTGTAGCCTACTTTGAGGGACTTTGCACACTAACCCTGAAACCAGCCCAATTGTTCCACACAAAAGGtatttatggatttttaaatgaacacaGAAATTGACACTCTGTCTTAAAAGctgaaacttacatttgtcttaactgagttccttcctcaggaaactgaCCCTCAGGCAAGAGACTGAAACCCACTAGATCACCAATCCAGACAACAAGATGCCAGgcccctcattcatcatgatggcttccttacccctccctaattcctgttttctcaCCTTACCAGCTCTTCTTCCTTACCCCTCTCTAACTCCTATTCTCCCTCCCTTCCACTATATATAAACCTCCCAATTTTAGTTGGTTgtggagatggatttgagactctACCTCCCATTTTTCTTGGCTGCAGCAttcaattaaagccttcttccctggcaatgcTCAGTGACTCAGTGATTGATGTTCTGTGCAGCAAGCACCAGGACCTGACTGAACCCTGGGGGTTTTGGTGACAATCCTACATGTGAGCCCTGAACTTCATGTAACCTTGGGGCTGCATTTTCCAGTAGGAAAGTGTTTCTAGATAGATTGGCTCTGAGACTTTTCCTAGCTTCCTAGGTACATGGTCTACTCATATTGGAGCCCAGAAACTGCTGTAATCCATGAACTGCAAATGGAAACTTTTTACAAGATGTTCTCAAGTTCTGGTATTATCTGAGGATGAACACCTCTAAGTTTATCtaaaaattggtattatttcaaGATGGAAGTCCCCTTATTGAGATATTATCAAACAAAAAGCTgattcatttcaaatattttggaagGACCATTAGAATTATTAGAAGTCTGTAGCATGCTTCTCTCATGATAAAGATGATAGGAACTAAGAAAATGAGATGtggaatgttttatgtttttgacaAGAAGATGAGGCAAAGAGGGTGGtcataaaaaaaaagatggtggtCATAAATAAAGAGGGAGACAGGAttccttatacatttttaaagttgttgACATTTGTCTCTGACCTTAGTGGTTTCTACTTTCAGTTTGCAGTTGACAAGTCCAGAGTTCTACTTCATGCATCTGAGGATATACTGGGACTTCCTTGTTGAAGAATTACATTGTTTCTTCTCAAGAAAAACTCCTAGTTCATTTACATGTAACAAGTTCTCATGGGAGACCTTAACCATCATGGTTTGCTTTTGCATCTTTATCTTACTATAGCATTGAATCAGAACTTCTGGGATTTGGGGGGAGCCTGTTTTACCAAACTTCTCCAAAATCCTCTCTCAACTTTCATTGTTTTTATCTGCATTAAGCTCATTTTGATGTGTTGCATGATTTACTTTGCATGACCAGTCTTTGGGCAAGTCATTGCCTTTCTTAAGGCTCCCTTCACCTCCTTGTTTCTAATAGTATAAATAAAGGGATTCAGAAGGGGGGTGAGGATAGTATTTAGCACAGACACTACCTTATTAATCTTAAAGGAGGAGTGTGCTGTGGGTCTTAGGTACATGAACAGAACAGCCCCGTAGAGCAGGGAGACAACTGTCAGGTGCGAGGCACAGGTAGAGAAAGTCTTTTGGTGGCCAGTGGCTGAAGGAATTCGTAGGATTGCGGACAGAATGTAGATATAAGAAATCATATTAAAGAGAAGTGACCCTGGGATCACAAGGACGGTTGCTATGACGCCCAGGAGTTCCAAAATGCTGGTGTCTATGCAGGCGGCTTTCAAACTGGGCCCAACATCACAGTAGAAATGATTGATAACATTATTGCCACAGAATGGCAACTGGATGAGCAGCATCGTCTGACAAAAGACAATGGTGAAGCCCACCACCCAGGAGCTCAGGGCCAGCTGCAGGCAGAGTTTGCTGGTCATGATGGTGGGGTGGCGAAGGGGCTTGCAGATGGCGAGGTAGCGGTCAAAAGACATGATAGTGAGGATCAAGAACTCGGTGGTGCCCACGAAGAAGTGGAAGAAGGCCTGCAGCCGGCAGCAGGACATGCAGATTACTGTTCTTGCCACTACAAAGGTTTCTAGCAGTTTGGGGATGACTGTGGTGGTGTACCAGATTTCTAAGAAAGACAAGTTACAAAGGAAGAAGTACATTGGAATTTGTAGCCTGGGCTCAGCCCACACAAGGGCAATAATAAGCCCATTGCCTGCAAGGGTTAATATGTAGGTAAGAAAGATTGCGATAAAGAGAGGTGTTTGTAGGCCTTGGATAACAGGAAAGCCTAGCAGGATGAATTCTGTGATTACCGTGCCATTTCTCATGTCCCTTGATACCCTAGAAAGACAAGCAAGAAGGCTCATTAGAATCTTAGAGCACAGTTTATTATAGTTGGGACAAAAAATAAGGAGGATTCTGACTATGTAAGGTCCTTCGGGACCTGACTCTATTTCAGGTCCTCCCTCACCCACATACAAATACGCGCTGGCCACCCCTTCTTTACTGATGATTTGGCTGGTTCTTTTGTCAGCAAAACCAGCTTCTAATGGACTTTGAATGTATTAAAAACACTTGATGAATGCAAAGTGTTTTTTCACCCTTATACAACTGTGAGAATAATCATGTGAAATGTGATTGCTTCTTGTCAATTACTCATATAACTATTTTCAATGCATAGTGTGTATACCAACATATGTACGTAAACATGGCTGTGAGTTCATAAGAAATTAATCCCTACTCTCAGAGTctgaaaaagaagttactgattaTATTACAGATACGTTTAAGGAAGCCATtattgtgtgtgggtgtgagtgtgtgtcttaAAATAACCCCAAGTCATTGCTATTATATTAGTGGTGAGATGAAGTTAGATAACAGAAGAGGTGTTTTTCTGAAGAATCCACTTCCACATTCTGGTTCAGACTCCTTTGTTAAAGGTAtcgaaaataacatttaaaactaaatgaataaaactgctTAGGAAGTAGAGAAATATTCAACTCAAATTCAAAATTTCAGAACAAGCTGAGTCAAAGCCTGTTATATGGAAGCACCTAATAAATGTACATGGGATAAAGATCTGCAGACACTAATCTACAAAAGTGAAAGGTTAGCAAATGCTAAGGATAACAAAATGGGAACTCGGAAAAGTacatttttgtcaaaattttttttgtgaCTAAATGTCTTTTTATACCAAGTAAAGTATTTCTATTTGTATATGCAAATTCATGGGCTGAGAACATCCTTTCTGTTCTACCAAAATTCAGTAGAAAATAGTAAAACTACTTCCTTTCTTATTGAGGCTATTCTTCCATGTGGGTTTCCTTTGAAATGGGTGAGACAAATTACTGTGAAATGAATTTCACATTTTTCAAAGTACATAAGAAGCTTAGCATGAAAGAGGCAACTTACAGGTCATTGATAGGTTGTTTCATTCTTCCCTCATGTGAGATAACTGTAATTCTCTGAGGGCTTGCTTAGGGAAGAAAAACACTTCCATTTTCTCCCACCTCTTTTCTAGACCAGGAAAAGATTCTTTGTCTACAATGTCACAAGCTCTAGTGCCTTTCCACAAAACGATGAGAGACAGAGAAGTATTTGAATTTGCACTAATGGCCAATATAACTGGCCACGAACGTGATCTCTTTATATAGGATAGATATGGAATTATCTTCATTCCCCATGCAGAGAAGAGTGGCAATCTCTATAGCTCAATATAACATTTCCAAAGGCTACACATTCTACCATTTGGAGAATCAGACCTATGAATTCCACAAGCGTTTGGTGAGAGCTTACTATGCTTCAAGTACTGCTAGGCAATTAAAGAGcttattagatagatagatagatagatagatagatagatagatagatagatactatatatagtataataattGCAACATGACTTAGTGAGGGAAAGTGTAGAGTTGTGCACAGATTGTTTTAGAAACACTTAGAAGGGGCTCTTCGCCCATCTTTAGCAGGGGTTAAGGAAGTTTTTCTAAAGAAGGAGAGGCCTAAGCTGAGTCCTAGAgttcaaaaggaaatgaaagtgaAGTAAGGAGAGAGGGGGAATGCATTCCAGACAAGGATTCAGTTTTTGTGAAATAGAACCAGAGCAGAGAATTTCACTTGAGCTGGAGCTGGGAGTCAGGCTTGTCCTGGCACTTATGGTAAATTAACAGTTAGAACAGTTTACATGAGAGATTCATGAAGCTTTTGGAGGACAGAATCTTGAGTCAGGGAgtttgcaagtgtgtgtgtgtgtgtgtgtgtgtgtgtgtgtgtgaagtatgGTGTCAGCCATTCTCTGTAACACACGTACATGTGGATCTAAGCTTCATGGAGGAAGGGGCTGCAGGTGGTATGTGAATGACCTCTTTTGAGATTCTGGTCACAGACGGCACTGCCGTGGTATCCAGGTGACCATGTGGGACACATACAGGGGACAGACATACTTTCTCTGCTTTTGTCAGGAACATGGCTTGGTTTGGTAGCATGAGGGCCCAGGagtagcagcagcagtggcagcagaaATGATACCAGCAGAAGTGGCAGTGCCTGGTGAGGGGGCTGGTCCACAGCAGAGGAAGGCTGAGCAAGTAGAAGTGGCAGAAATGAGAAATCAGGCAGTAGCTGTCCTGACAGCTGCACGGACTGGGTTTTGAGCACATGAGAAGTTTTGTGAGAtgcagagggaggtggggatgtCTCGAGTTAGCAGGTAAAAGCAGTGTTCAGAGAAACACCGGAAAGCAACCCAAGGAACCTAAAGTTATAGAGCTAAGATACTGGATTAAACACTGCAGTCTATATGCCTATTACAATTCAATCCTACACTCTagactttttcttccttttaaaaagtcacaatGTATAGGGTCAAATGGATTCCTCCATATCCACCAGGGTCCAAGTCACCAGATCCTGTTAACTTTACTTCTTACTCACTCTCTAGTGTGTGTCCTTTCCATCTCTCCCTGGCTCCGGTAAATCATGCTGTCATCTCCCATCAGGATTCGAACACAGCCTCCTAACAGGACTCCCTGTCTCCTGACTTGCTGTGCTCTTTCCTACCGATGGTTCAAACTATAGCAAGGGGGACCATTCGAATTCTGACTACGCCACTCCTCAGAATCTTGAAGTTAACATCCCAGACTCCTCAGCATGACATTTAAGACCACCGATGATCTGGTCTTACCTACCTTTCCAGCATGATTTTCTGCCATTTGCCatttttccttctgccttcttctATGCTCCACACTTACTGAATTACTCAGGTTTAGAGGTTAGCAAACTATGGCCCTGTTTTTGTAAAGTTTCACTAAAACATAGCCACACTCATCTGTTTACCTAttgcctgtggctgcttttgtgctatcaTGGTGAAGTTTGGtaattgtgacagagaccatatgaccCCCAAAGTCTAAAAGGtttgctatctggccctttacagaaacagCTGGCTGACTCCTGCTCTAGTTCCCCAATTATGCCATCTTCTTTCTTGCCTCCCAGCCATTGCACCTGCTGTTCTCTTCACCAGAAATACCCTTCCCGACTTTCTCCATTATTTGTCTAAGTCTTGTCTGAATTCTAGATTTAAGTTTAGGAGCCACCTCCATGGGAAGCCTTCCTTAACTTGCCATCTCTAGTCCAGTTAAGGTGCTGCTCCTACACACTTTTCTAATGCCCTGTGCATATCTATACCTGAACACTTTGCAGAATTGTGTTTATTGTTTGCTTGGTGTCTGCTATAGACTCTAAGCCCCTTGCAGGCAGCAATAGTGTCTGCAGGGCCGAAACATAGGGCTTGACACAAAATAAGCTctcaaaacatattttctaaatgaTTATATAAATGGATAGCTTGTTGACACTCTGTCCCCAGTTACCTAGAAGTTTATGGAAACTGACACATACACATGTTTATACATGTCACCGTTTCCtgtatttcaagtgctcaagTCATATCATAACAGGGACTCTTTGCTAAATAATTTGTCTCCAAGTTTGCTTCTGCTTCCAACTTTTTCTGATGTGAGTTTTGCCGCATGAAAACCTTTCTGCTCCATCTTTCCCTACTCAGGGATatgctggtgttttgttttgtttttactgtgtTCTGGTTCTTTTCCCAGCTTCTTCAGGCTGCCTGAGTACAGATAATTTTCTTAACTCATTTAATGCTCAATTGCTTGAAATTGTATTGAGTCATTTTTTCCTGAGTTTTGTTGTGCAATAAAGAATCCcacattttctaaaactttttatagttttagaagaagacaaaaagaagaaaagtattaaCATATTTTCTTCTCTGGATAACAGTAAAATGTTCCAagtcttgtttgtttatttatttgtttgtttttaaattgctgaTGAAGACCAATTTCAGTTTTCAAGACTTTGATTATGGAATAAATTTGAATATGCCCAGTGGTGTAGAACTCTAAAACAGAAACATTAAGTACATATAGAATAAGCTTCACAAAGAGAAATAAACCAAGATTCATCACTCAGGGGACTTGTGCTAAGCTGAAACTTGAATAAAGAACCAATTTGAAATTCCTTTCAAGGACTGATGGTTCTAGGTAAGATGTGGTGAATAAAGACTGCTTTTCTGAGGAAGATCCAAGTCCGGGTCATTGTGATGACTTTTCTACATGATACCAAAATTGATTTATTAGGATTTACTTTAAGACTTCAAGGGGTCAAGTCTAGCTGTATCAATTCATTCTAGAGAAAAGCAAAGGTTTTTCCAAAATAGTACTCTTTCTCGGTGACAAAGCAATACTTACAGCACTACTGATTTCCAGGAAAACACTTCCAGCCCCAAGGTGTGTCCTTGTCCACAGTAGACTGACAGAAAAGGAGAGCTGGGTTATAAAGGCAGTATAATTGGAAcagaaaatttttcctttttttctgcacAGAAAATGAATCTCTTTTTCTATACTTTAATGCAAGTGTCCTTATGCATTACTGAATTCTATTCATAAAGCTTTCATGACATGGCAAGGTTTCTTCAGCATTTAGGAGAATTGTATTGAGAGTAATTAATTCATCTGTTCCTGCTAGGTCAGGATATCTTCTCTGAAAATAACAATTTGTTAGTGGGACATTTTCACAGGTTCCTATGAGACATCAGTCTGCATGGATTTGCTCCAGAGAGTCCCAGGAGATAGGGAAGTTCTCACTAAAAGTTTATTCACAAGTCAAGCTGAGGAATTTGTAGTTTTCTAAATTCTAATTGGTACCAATCATTCCTGCACTCCTGAGGTAATTAACCAAAGTCTGAGAATCTTTTAATTTTGTAAGTTTTTAGATCTTGGATTTCTCAGTTCTCCAAGAAGGAAAATTATTGAcatcttaataaataaatggggtCCTTTAATGAACTGAATTGAATCAAAGGTAGTCAATTTggtcaataatataaaaatggccaTGTATTCAGAAATGTGAGATTGAACAGAATAGAAATTGCATTCAGTTTTCTTGTGAACTATCTTATGGGGATAAATGAAAAGACAGGGGCCTAAAGTATTGAGGGTCATGTAGAGAGTTCATGGATATTGCATGTGTAACTAATTATTGGAGAAGGCTGTCTGCAAAACAGGAACATAAGAGTTGGAATTGTAACTTGAAAATCAACGCTAATGAGGATGAtttaagtagaaataaaatacattcatttttaagtatacagtttgaAGAGTTTTGacagatgtatgcacacatgtaaTCACCACTTCAATTAAGATGCAGAATTTTCCTAGCACTTTGAAAAAATTCTTTTGTGCTCATTTGCAGTTCTATCTCAGAACTCTCTCTCCCACCCCAACAACCGCTGTCTGATTTCTATGTCTGTAGATTAGTGTCATCTATTGcgtgatttttatataaatggaatcatatggtatgtgtattcttttgtgtcagggtactttcacttagcaaaatgtttttgagattcatccacattgctaAGTATAAAAAGCTAATTCCTTTAAAGTGCTGAGTTTcagggtgccatggctcatgcctgtaatcccagttctttgtgAGTCCTAGGgggttggattgcttgagcccagaagttcaagaccagcctgggcaacatggtgaaaccaagtctttacaaaaaataaaaaattagctgggcatggtggcatgtgcctgtagtctcacctacttgggaggccgagctgggaggaatgcttaagcccaagaggttgaagccgcagtgatccatgatcattACAGTGCTCttcagcctaggaaacagagtgagaccctgtctcaaaaaaaaaaaaagtactgagtttccattgtatgaatatacacgtcttatttattcatatattagtCAATGAGTGTTTGGGTTGTTTTAGTTTTTACTATTATACATAAAGTCGTGGTGAATACTCATGTAGGAATATTTTTGTGGgtgtctatttttatttactttaggtACATGACTAAAAGTGAAATTCCTGAGTCATAAGGTCTGTGTATGTTCCACTTTTTGAGAAACAGCCAACCTGTTTTCCAATGAGGTTGCACCATTTCACAGGCCCATCGACtatatgagagttctagttgTTCCACATTTTCACCAACATTTGCTGttgtcagtttaaaaaaattagatatgATAGTAGGGGTTGGATTTTCTC
This genomic window from Pan troglodytes isolate AG18354 chromosome 9, NHGRI_mPanTro3-v2.0_pri, whole genome shotgun sequence contains:
- the OR6X1 gene encoding olfactory receptor 6X1, producing the protein MRNGTVITEFILLGFPVIQGLQTPLFIAIFLTYILTLAGNGLIIALVWAEPRLQIPMYFFLCNLSFLEIWYTTTVIPKLLETFVVARTVICMSCCRLQAFFHFFVGTTEFLILTIMSFDRYLAICKPLRHPTIMTSKLCLQLALSSWVVGFTIVFCQTMLLIQLPFCGNNVINHFYCDVGPSLKAACIDTSILELLGVIATVLVIPGSLLFNMISYIYILSAILRIPSATGHQKTFSTCASHLTVVSLLYGAVLFMYLRPTAHSSFKINKVVSVLNTILTPLLNPFIYTIRNKEVKGALRKAMTCPKTGHAK